In Kryptolebias marmoratus isolate JLee-2015 linkage group LG2, ASM164957v2, whole genome shotgun sequence, the genomic stretch TTTAGCTAGCCATCAGCCTGAACTGGATGAagactttgttctttttccacACTCCgtgctccatgactgatgtcacgacTGATAAGATACCAACCAttccttttaaagtttgagAAAATTAAGGGAAGAGTTAATCCATCTGTTTGgttattgtttttgctcatgttagGTAGTATGGGTGACGGCAACATTTCCCTATCTGGTTCTCCTGATATTGCTCATCCGTGGGGCCACTCTGCCAGGGGCCTGGAGGGGCGTTGAATTCTATCTCAAACCTGACTGGGAGAAACTGCTTAGCACCACAGTAAGTCTGACCTGTTTTAAATATCCTTACCGTGCACAGATCTGTTCCAGATGCTCCCCTTTTTCTCGTTGTAAATCACAGTTTCGTTGAACCTCCCCATTAAATTACCATCGCTGATCTTTCACCCTGTCGCAGGTGTGGATCGATGCAGCGGCTCAGATCTTCTTCTCTTTGGGTCCGGGCTTCGGCGTGTTGCTCGCATTTGCCAGCTACAACCCATTTCACAACAACTGCTACAAGTAAGAGCAGACTTCCTGCTTCAGCGTGGAGTTTACATATCAGTTACACCTGCTTGCTTCAGAATCAAAACTCTGCTGTAAAGTATtacaaaaagtttaatttagcaGGAATATCAactatttttaatcttttagcaatgaataaaaatgggtttttttgtttgaaaatatgtaaaattcaTTCATGTTCTGCCACATCTACAATTTTTCTTGTAGAGATGCATTGGTCACCAGCTCGGTGAACTGTCTGACCAGCTTTCTGTCTGGTTTCGTCATTTTCACCGTGCTGGGTTATATGGCTGAGATGAGACACCAAAGTGTGGACGCTGTGGCCAAGGATGCAGGTAGCGCACATGTTCTGCATTCAGATTAATTTTGCCGGGAACAATTTCTCCAGAGTTCAGGTCACAGTCGCCTTTGTTCACATTTACTAATGTGTAAGCTGTCATTTGCgttcaaattaaaaaccatGTGTGCTAACCTGCCGCTCTTGTGTCCTTCCAGGCCCCAGTCTATTGTTCATCATTTATGCAGAAGCCATAGCGAACATGCCTGCCGCCACGTTCTTTGCCATCATCTTCTTCCTAATGATCATAATGTTGGGTCTGGACAGCACGGTTAGTCCGCTGATTGCTCCCTGTAGCTCCATGTgttcctctctcttttttcttatCTATCTAATTCTGTAGCTACACGGTTCTTAACTCTTCATCAAACCTATAAAcaaaaattttatatttacctCTTTTTGTAGACACCTTGTTCCCATCGCcttgtgtttgcttgttgtgCTCATTTTTTCCATCAAGGTGCTGAGTGTTATTTGTCCTcgcttttttcccttttttgaaTAACAGTCAATGAAAACAATGTGATCGGAATCTCATATCTCTGTTCTGTGCGGTCGTCTGCAGAAAGCCTTTGTTTATCTGTTCTGAGGCAGCCAGCCGAGGACCCGTAATGCTCTTATCATGCACTGATAATCATTTCAGAATCAGCATCGGGGTTGTTGTGCTCCTCGATTTTTATGACTGAGGATATTACTCCAGAACGTCTCAGtgtatttaaatttgttgttaGACTGGTTTAAAATTTCATCTCGTTTGGCCGATGTTGTCAAGGTATACGCTCCGTTTTGGATGTGTATACGTGGCGTCTTCACCCTAAGGTTGCTCTAGaactttgttttgctgctctgtCTTTTTTCATATGTAtaatttttcttccttcctttcatTCTGCGTCCCTataaccttttgttttatctttctttttctcactcTTGGTGTTCTTCTCCCTCCAGTTTGCAGGCTTGGAGGGGGTGATTACAGCCATGCTAGATGAGTTCCCTCATATCCTGGCTAAGAGGCGAGAGTGGTTTGTCTTTGGCCTCGTTTGTGTCTGCTACCTTGGGGCTCTGTCTACTCTCACATATGTAAGTTGTACAAACAGATTACACAACGTTTTGTATCAAAAACAGGCACTATTTATTACAGTGGAGGTAAACTCAGTCTGCAAGTTCAGTGCTTGTCTACTAAATGAATGTTTTGACTATTGAAGTTCAAAAATACCCCGGCTATGCATCATTTCTTATCAAGCGATCTTTATTTGTACAGCACGTTTCAAGCTCAGGGCAACCCGAAGTGCTTTGCGGACACAAAAAGTCGAAATGAAAAGTGGacaaagagaagcaaaaagCAGTCAAAAACGACAACTAAACAAATTAAGTAAAAGCTAGATCTaaaagatggttttaaaattaGTCTTAAAAGCAGAGAGTAAGACAGACTCGCAAACCAAAACTGGGAGCTGGTTCCACAGGACAGATAGAAGCCTGATAGCTAAAGGCTCTGCCTCCAAATCTGGTCATACTTATTTACAGGACAGCAAGTGAGTTTTTATTCTGGGAGCGTAGAGGCTGAGACTGCTGATATGGACTGATGAGGTTGACTGATGACAGGCTGGATCATTAAGGGCTTTAAAAGTCGTTAGTATAATTTTGAAAGTAAACCTAACAAGCAGTCAATGTTGGGAGACCAGCCCAAGAGAAACGCAATCTCACCTTGTGGAACCAGTTCAAAGTTTGGCAGCAGAGTTCAGAACCAGCTGTGAGGTTTTAGTTAGGATGGCATTACATCAGTCCAGTCAAGAGGAGACAAAGGCACaaaccagtttttctgcatcgcTGTGAGACAAGCTCGTCCTTATTTTTGTGATGTTGAGGAGGTCAAAGAATGCTGTTCTGGAAACTTGCCTAGGATGTAAATTAAAGGACAAATCCTTAtcagaaatttaaaatgcatgttGCAGTTGTATTTTAGATGCTGCGATGTGCCACAGTTTACAGTTAGCCAAAGTCAGATCTTAGCAGAGTTTGTAAACCTTGCTAAATTAAAACTTGCTGCATAAGTGGAGTTTAGAATTTCCATTTTTCATGAAGGACTTTTCTCGTGTCTTTGTGTCGTGTCTCAGGGTGGAGCGTTTGTTGTGAAGCTGTTTGAGGAGTACGCTACGGGCCCTGCGGTCATCACTGTGGTGCTGCTGGAAGTCATTGCCGTTTCCTGGTTCTACGGTCAGtaaagatgatgaagatggtgATGGTGGTAACGTTTAACAGCATTGGGGGTATCTTGATAAAGAGAGAGAAATTGCTGATGGTCTgttatctgctgtttttgtctaaaacattttaagatttcCTGATTTTTGACTTTGCtgggattgtgtgtgtgtgtgtgtgtgtgttctagGTACCAATCGTTTCTGTAATGACATCCAGGTCATGCTTGGTTTCTACCCGGGTTGCTTCTGGAGGGTCTGCTGGGTGGCCATCTGCCCTTGCTTTCTTCTGGTCAGTCTCACTCAAGATCAACACACAAACCGTTTATGAGCGGACATCATGTGAACAAGTCGCTTGGagaaatttgactttttgttttattcctgctCTTGCACTCAGTTCATCATCATTAGTTTCCTGGCCTTCCCTCCGGAGGTCAGGCTATTCAACTACCACTACCCACCGTGGACCACCGCCCTGGGCTACTGCATCGGCGTGTCCTCATTCATCTGCGTGCCTGCTTACATGGTCTACCACTTGCTTAATGCCAAGGGTACCTTCAAGCAGGTAcaaatttatcttttcttttcttttcttttcctttcttttcctttcctttcctttcctttcctttcctttcctttcctttcctttcctttcctttcctttcctttcctttcctttcctttcctttcctttcctttcctttcctttcctttcctttcctttcctttcctttcctttcctttcctttcctttcctttgccCCCTCGTTGTCCCAACCCTTGTCTCTTTCCTCCATGCTTCCTCTTTCCCAACCCTTTATTTACTTACTTACATGTCTCCAATGGCAGCCACTGCTTCTGGTTCTTTCCTTTTGCCCGAGCTGTCAGGGTCTACCCTCTCCTGTGAGCACATGACTGGAGATCAGGATCAAAGGAGAACAGGAGGAGACGCAGGCCATAGAttagagaggaaaaaacagcatcagcgTAGGCCCATGCACTCAAGCAGCCACCTGCATTCTGCTGTCAATGTGCAGATGGTCACGTTGCAAATTTGGAGATAAAGGCTGAAAACCGTAGGAGGCCGTGGATCAGCCATAATCCGTACATTAGCATCAAACTCAGTCCAGTCAAATCattattactgttattactGTGGGGCTCTTAATGAAAGTCTTTgctcttttgtcctttttgaacaaatacaaatgttttcatcagcTCCATTGTGAACGTCTTGTTCAGACCTGTGTGAGGGTTGACTGAAGGGGAGAAGGACATCAAAGGGGCTTGTGGACAGATTTTCTCCAGCTGTGGTCCAATATTGACACGACTGCCAAACTGCACAATGGCAATGACACGAGTCAACAAACAGGAGTCTGTTTGTTATGTACATTtgagaaggagggagaggaagaagcCATCACGGAGATCAGGAGGACAGATCAGATCAGGTTCAAAACCTGGCGAGTGATAGTCATCCCCAGCTCATTCGCTTCAACACCAGTCAAAACCTTCTGTTTGAGGGTTTCTCCTTATCGTCACCAAACTATGGAGATAAAATGTGATCGAGTTAATtcatattgctttttttttttcctttttttcttcacagcGTCTGCTAAAAAGCATCACTCCCGAGCCCAGCAGTGACAACCACAGAGACTACATTGTGACCAACGCAATCTGACCAAACCCTGACCACGAGAAGGCGCCTGTCTCACTTCCTGGGGCGCCCTCTTCTGGACACACTGAAAACCCACAGGACAAGGGGGCTAATTTTCACCGTCTTTGCCTCTTTTTAAACATCTCCTTAACTCATccaatctctctctctcccaccaAGATCTAGAAATGGTGATGGGATTAGTTCGAGCCAGGATGCAGCAGCTTGTTTAGCCTTGTTTGGGTCTCTGTGCTGGTTCTGTTTGCAGTTACTTCTGTGGTATTTATCCCACAACAGAGTTTCCTGATCTTTAGTATTAATCGAACGCAACATCAGTGACCAGCCAACGAATAGTTTGTACAGAAAGTATGATTCAGTAATACTCAAATAATCACTCTCCATTCCACTCTCACTATCTTGGGGTGTATTTTCCATATTATGCTGTTAAGTTATGCATTCAATTCAGGTATCTCTCATCTGTTACTGAAGCCAAATATATACAACCTGTTCTGTTCCTGttatttaagctgttttaatattattgatGTCGTCATGTTGTGTTGGCTGTCAGCCTGTGTTCATCTGATGTCATCTCAAATGACTGACGGATTTGCAATGAGGTCCCAACACTGTGAAGagatatgagtgtgtgtgtgtgtgtgtgtgtgtaggtgtgtgtgtaggtgtgtgtgtgtgtgtgtgtgtgtgcacgtgaaACATAGACTGTTAGACTATCCAGAAGAAAATGAAACGCAGACAGAAGATCTAATCGCGTGTGTTCATTCTATAACTGCAATATaagaaacatatttattttttcacgtAGCAGTGAGGTCATTTCGTCTTTCCCCGCAATCACGTTGTCACGAGACGCAGTGCCGAGGGTCCTTGTTCAATCTCAGTGGCGTTTTGCGCTCATGTCGTCATGCAGTCTGTCGGTGATAGAAGCCAAATATGGATCAGAGCTAATAACATTGTCAGCATCCCAGTCTGAAAAGGCAGCGTTATCGCGTTTTACTTTCTACCAAAAACTTGGgtgcctgtttgtgttcctgagagtgtgtgtgtgtgtgtgtgtgtgtgtgtgtgtgtgt encodes the following:
- the slc6a4a gene encoding solute carrier family 6 member 4a, whose amino-acid sequence is METKDMMMTSMLTMDKGENGGERDKGREEVKGEEQEEAQRENGRLVLADGVADRGPKNVTSGSSQQVSNGFTTSTPQSPREGPGTAAGAASGPLGGTGSTVPLGGLRTLVVQQTSLERPRETWSKKMDFLLSVIGYAVDLGNVWRFPYICYQNGGGAFLLPYLLMAVFGGVPLFYMELALGQFHRSGCISIWKHICPIFKGIGFAICIIALYIAFYYNTIMAWALYYLLSSFRPTLPWTTCSNSWNTANCHRYMSSDHNVSWSNSSTSPAEEFYTRQVLQVHLSPGLHQLGSVSWQLALCLLFIFTIVYFSIWKGVKTSGKVVWVTATFPYLVLLILLIRGATLPGAWRGVEFYLKPDWEKLLSTTVWIDAAAQIFFSLGPGFGVLLAFASYNPFHNNCYKDALVTSSVNCLTSFLSGFVIFTVLGYMAEMRHQSVDAVAKDAGPSLLFIIYAEAIANMPAATFFAIIFFLMIIMLGLDSTFAGLEGVITAMLDEFPHILAKRREWFVFGLVCVCYLGALSTLTYGGAFVVKLFEEYATGPAVITVVLLEVIAVSWFYGTNRFCNDIQVMLGFYPGCFWRVCWVAICPCFLLFIIISFLAFPPEVRLFNYHYPPWTTALGYCIGVSSFICVPAYMVYHLLNAKGTFKQRLLKSITPEPSSDNHRDYIVTNAI